The DNA segment TGAGATAGATATATATAGCTGAGAttgggaaaaaaaataaagacaagtatAATGATCTTAGCTTGCAAAGATAAGACAAgtatatcatttttttcttggattctctAAGGCAAGTATATATCACTGTGATTATGAAATAAGAAACATATTTATTCAAGACTCAGCCTCAAGATATACCATGACGAGTGATTGACACATTAATTACAAACACCTTTTCTTTTTGGCATTACAAGAGTAGTGTAGGTTGAGATTTAATAACTAGGCTAGCCATTACTTAATTTACTGAAGCATAGCTTCTCTTGTTTTCTTTAAGATAGAACATGATGTTCAATTTGAAtactaatttcaaaataaatgtGTAAATAATGTAAAGAAAGTAACAATAAGAAAAATATCACATTCAAATGTTGATACAACTGCAGAGTAGccctatatatataatatatgggCTATACATGTGTTCATAACAAACATGATACCAAATCTACCGAACCATATTGAGCATTGAATATATAATCATCATCCAAGCTACACAGCACATGCATTAAGCTAGTACTACTTGGAGGATAGAAAATACTGTCTGAATAATAGTGAGAATAATAAGGAGAAAAATTCCAGCAATTGAAGCTACTGTTCCAAGGATGATTACAGAAATCATTCAACTTCTCAAACATGCAGAAATATTGAACATTAAAATTCATATGAAGGGGAAGCTGCTAGCTAGGTGTCCTAAGCTTGTGCATTGAAAGTGATTTCTCTGGATTCGAATCGCATAAAGAATACAGAATAACATCGCATGTTTCATCAACTTGAACTGTGTAGTAGTTGACTAGTTCATGAACTTGGTCAACTCTTGTTTCTAGTTTCTTAGTCAGAATATGTCCTTGATGATCCATTGTAATTGTATGTGTGTTTGTAGCGCTTACAAACACAGATGACTGCAAAAGTTATcctgattttattacttttgtaTTGCATCATGCAAAAGTTGTATTTAATCCTCACTAATAAATAGATTGGTTTTTAAGAAATCTGTAACCTGTAATgattctttttcatattatttattattgtgaattaattattgattcttTGAAGCTTTTTCCCCGTGTGATTAATCACAGTTTTTAAACATTTCTTTCTCCCTTTCATATGACCATTTCTTGTGTTGGAAGAAAGCAAAATTCAGTGATTCAGTAGTTCACCTGGCCTCCAAGTTTGGCTTACACTATTTTTTTGTATGAATTATTGTCTCAACTATCAATCATCTATAATAAATTCACATGTTTCTCACATCCAAGAAATTAAATTCTCATTGAACATGCTTGAGTAACAAACATTTCAATTAATATAGTGACTAATGTACTCCTTGGAGGATAGAAAACACTGTTTGAATAACAGTGAGAATAAGTAGAAAAATTCCAGCAATGGAAGCTACCGTCTTCCACGGAGTGTTGCAGTAGTCGCGCTTCAAAGTTGATACTTTTCTGTTCCAAGGTTTCTTACAGAAAGCATTCAAGCCTTTAAAAATACAGGAATATTTCACATTAAAACCTACATTCACAAGATTCACTGCAAGACCATTGAACATTTTAGCCACTGCATTGCTCTCACCTAACCAATTCTCAACTATTCCTTTCTTAATCAGCAAATCTACATCTTTTTCTGTGTTGATaagaaaatctaagaaaaagatatagtgCGCGAGATAGGATTCCCTGATACAATGGCATTGCTCAAAAGCTAACAAATTTCTCAAAACAACTTCAGTCCAGTCATGCACTCTAGTAAAAGGAATTCTGAGAGTATGACCTGAAATTTCCAAGTCCAGTAAGCATTTACTATTTTTGTTTACCTCAAACTTCACTCCTGCTTCCTTCAACTCAGTTGCACTGTAGAGTTGTGTTAGCTGTGCTTCTCTTGAGCATCCAGAGGCTGATGGTTGGAATAAGTGAGAGGATGTTAATAGAAACTTTCTTGATAAATCTGTGAAATGAGCTATTTCACCAACACTGGATAAGGTTAGCTCATCAATATCACCAGGAATGGTACTGTGAGGAACCATATAAAGAAAAGCAAGCCATAATAATAAAGAAGGATGGCTTGGGTTGCCACTATTCAAAGTAGAAGGAAAAGCTAGATTGAAAAGCTTCTCGAGCAACACCAAATCTAATTGTACATTGGTCTGTAACCATGGTGACAGAAAAATGGCATCATGACTTGTCCTCTGGTTAAAATGGTACTTGAGTAAAAGCTCTAATATGAAGCAGCAGTCCACCAATATGACCCTAACATGGTCTTCTTCACTGAGCTTGATGTTATCTGAGTAACAAGAACGAACCTTTGGCTCCAGCTCTCGCACACACCTCACAAAACCTTCCAAGTTATTTGTCTCCGATCTTTCAATGAATTGTCtgcaatataattttttctgaTCCTCCATGTTTAGCAATTTTTCATTTCCATGGTGCAAAGGACCAATGGAAACAACCTTTGGAGTGTATGCATCTTCATTAAACTTGCGGATCTCATGGGGCACCCTATAGATGCAGCATTCCTCCTTAAAGCGAGGTTGTCCCTCCTCCAACATGGCTTTAATCTTCATTACTTCATTAGTATTATTCCAACTTGCCATCTATATGAATAGTTTGCCCTTTTAGTTAGCCACTTGTCAAATTAGTGTGTATATAAGAAGGACTATACTAAGTGTACACCAAAGGCATAGAATATGGTGAAAACTCAtgacgtgaagttgatagttgagccgttaaatgatttgactaaattttcatctaacggcttttagttatcaatttcacgtgaaTTTAACTGTACTTGAATTTCTACTATAGAATAGGTAAAAACTCATGTGCAGtccaacttcacatgaagttgatagttgagagccgttaaatgatttgactaaattttcatctaacggcttttatatttaaatataaatgcacatttaaaataaattaaaccacacatgtatTAGACACAAATACATTGATGGTTGATTTTAGTGGTTAGTTTAGTGcttgaatattatttttgatatgATATGTATTTGGTATTCATTACAGAAAAAACGATAAATATGTTCCTGATTTTTTATCTCGAAGATAAATAAATCatcaactaattaaaaatacataaatatttcTCACTCTCTACAATGTGAAACATCTAAATTCTTCTAAAGATTCtatttgtttttatatattttaaataaagaaacttaaatgtttcgtattttaaaaaatgagaaatatatatttttgtatttttaataagttagtgacctatttttttattattttattgtaaataaatttgattattctaataattaattattttactgtaaatgaatttgattattttaataattaattatttagttaaaaaatatgtaaattagtATGTATAAATATAGACAGCAGTAACTAATGTAGTAGTTGATTTGTAGTgtatataattttgtatttaggtctctaatttttatgatcataaatactctaattttatccttgatttaaaataaaataaagaacacaaaATTCAAGAATTATGATTGGATGCACGTAGTTATTGGTATTTAAGAATTAACTAGCATTTATTTATGTCTAAAATCaagtaaataactaaattatGTATTCTTTCTTTCCTGTGTCATTCggtctttatttatttttatattgataTGTTGAAAAAACCTAATGTATgtctttatgattttttttttctttataaaaactAGAATGAGATCCGCCCCATActtcaaaagataaattaattatattatataatatattctaataagtgttgtataatttaaaaattgattagaTAATAGGTAAACtatgttaaatttaaattgttgtaTATTAGAAATATTTTGTAGAGTGTTTATTTgataatttgtatataattttatataattattcaattaaaatataatataattaaaatatagtttattattttaaaaatttaaatttatttatttttaaaaaagacataGACTTTTTATATTAGAGTTGTAAAAAACTATATCTTCATTTGTTGCTTctgtttttatatttattttagttgtcATAGTTTGTCTTCTCATATGGTATTCTTTGGGTtacaaataattaaagaaaaaaattttagaaaatgaaTGAGAATGAGAAACGTCAAAAgtataaattagttttataatCATGATATATTTGAATATAACTAGTAAGGAGATGTGCCAAATTTGAACTTACTTGGGTTTAGAAAAATGAACGAGAATGAAAAATAtcgaaaatataaatataaaattatgaattaattttataatcatgATATATTTGAATGTATTTAGTAAGAAAATGtggtaaatttaaatttatttgaaggAATTTTTGCTAATTGATACAAGAGATTAAGAGATAAAGAGTAGTAAAATCTTATGTAGCATGtataaatatatcaaataataTAGTAGTAAGAGTATTAATAATagataagttttaatttttaaaaatcttttattaaaagataattggttgatttttaaattttgccaaataaataaaattattgacaTGATATcgctaaaaagaaaaatatagctTAAAACTATAGAAAAATTAATGTACCAACTTTTATAGAATAAGAATAGATAATTCTACATTAATTATGTTAGCAGAGAGATCAAAAGGAAAAATTTGGAGGATAATGCAATATAATAAGACACACTTACCTTGAGGCCTTTGTGAATTTGAAAAGTGTTGCCTTTGACTTACTATCctacacaacacaacccctttTGTCAGAAATCAAAAGTTCTGGAAGAATCACAAGAGTTTGAATAGCATGGGTGGAATAGGAAACATGCACAACCTTATAAAACATACAAGTTGTGTTATGTTCCAAATTTCAAGAGCAACATTATTCAACATGAGATAGATATATAGCTGAGATTGGGAAATGATCTTAGCTTGCAAAGTGAAGACAAGTATATCACTTTTTTTGTCTTGGATGCTCTAAGGCAAGTATCACTCAGattataaaataagaaacaTATTTATACAAGGAGTGTGGTGGTTAGttagtaataattatttttatcagtaTAGAAAAATTAATGTACCATATAAGAGTGTGGTGGTTAGTTAGTTTGCTTAATAtttaaagagagaaaaagaagcaTTAAGATAGAAGTTGAAAAGTATGAATAGAAAAAGGAGCAAGGATAGTGGAATTAGAAGAGGACGGTTGTATCTACCCAAAAAAAGGGTTTACAATCACATACCATTGAAGTTTGTATCGGAGCTCCAAACCACCGTGAGCGGAGCTCCAAACCACCGTGACCAAGAATCATTGGTTCAAAGCCCTTGTCGCATGGCTTGATCCAAGAGAGAGCCACAACTCAGCTAGAGTAAGAGTAGCAGAGGCTTTTAGAAGATCCAAATTAAATGACTGGCAGAATGAAAGGCTTGCTAATGCATATGGAAGGCCTAGAACTGCGTTTCCGGATTTAAAGTAGAGAACAGACAACAATAGTCAATCATTTAGGTTGTATCAATATCTCACATAAAAAgtatacacaataaaaaaaatatatcataagcTAGTAtaaattgaagaatataaaaGATATGTGCATCAATAATCACGACTCATGACAAATTTTTGCCTATATACAAACACAGACAAGCATTTCcttacttgacttttcttttctccccaATTCTACTGGCTTAGAATATTTTGCTCCATACAAAACTTACAGAGAATACACAAACTAAAAGTGTGTCAAATAATATGATCACATTACCTTGTCAATTTCAGCAAGTAAAAGAAGAACTGAAGCATTCTCAACTTGCAGATTGTACTTGTAGCACATGCAGAAGATGAAACGCAACCCTTTAAACAGTGTGTTCTCTTTTAACACTCACTAACACTAGCAGCAACCTCCTTCCTGGGATAAGAAGCTAAGGTCTAATTCAGCCAAATTAAAATTCTTTGCTTAGTTATTATTAGGAAATAGGAGCTGTAAAATAGCTGGGTTTCTTAAGTAAAGTGTACAtattataattgaataattgtCATGAAAATTGATACACAAGGTAAAGTCAACCTTTTGAGGAATGGTTTGACAGATAAGTTACAACAACCGAGAAAAGTGACACTTGGCAACATAGTCAAAAAGGCCTCATTTGTACCCTAGATAGAATGGACACCAGGCACAATGATTATGCCTTTTTACCTCTATCACTTGCTTTAAAATAACTAGTCACCAAATGAGGAATTAACAATTCATTGTCCAATTTCAATATCACTAGAGATACTAGAAAAGAACTAACAGTTCAAATACCTGTAATCCAAGTAGCAATGAAGATTCTCCAAAGCAGCAATGTAATCATCGTACTAGAAAAGAACTAACAGTTCAAATACTACAAGATGCATACTTTTCAATTATATCAGCTTGCTCTTGTAAGTACCCTTGCAACTGCCAGTTTGTGCGCAGGAATACCGCACCACTAGGATCATCATCTCTTAGCATGTTACTTGAAGGATCTCCATAAGGACTAGCTACTCTAACATTCTCACTCAGTTAACATCAATATCTGTGTTTGTAACTTTTGACCAAGCATAGTTAGATCACTATGTCAAGAAACAGGCCAAAAAAAgcataaattataaaaagtccTGGTTTTATATTCAGATGCCTTCATGAACCAGGATGAGTTTATTTAATgttctgattttattttttattttctatctttaattAAAGGatgaactatacaaaatagcaaacagagAACAGCCCAATCACAACCATACCATCAACTAAACTCAGAAGCGTATTTGGTAAATGAAGATGGAATGGAATTCTTTCATTAGCCTCCTTTCTTGCTTCAATTTCTTCTGAAACCTTTTCATATACAAAATTCTCTAGGTCCATGTTCTTATATTCTGAATACGTCTCCAGATTAATAATAGAATCATCTAAACTAAGTGCTTCGTAAGGAGGACAATTTGAGAATTCTTCTTTACAAAATTCTCTAGGTCCATGTTCCATTAACATCAGGTATGATGTGCACTTTTTGGCCTGTCATCATCTAGGCTTAGTATCAAGCATAATCTACTGTTATATGTAAATGTAAAGAAAGAAATACGGCCAGTAGTTCATTTTCGCAAACATAACATTCACTCAACATTCCTTTACAATTGTATCTGACTATATACTTTGGAAAGGAAAAGTCCAAAGggtaagttaaaaaataattaaaattatgaattctAATGTTAAGTATCATATTTAGATGTGGAGcaattcaataaatcaatattagaaaaaaatgacACCATTCAAATAGTGGACAGTGAAACAGCAAcaaagattgaaaaaaaaaaaaaacccaggTTAATAAGATGGACCGAGGATCTCAGGCATATTCTGAATTACTTCCTGAAAAACTCAAATAGACAATGTCATATTCATATTATGTTTTACAACAATGAGACCCCAGAAGTCAGAAGTCAGAAGTCAGAACCTTGTGAACAGTTGCGGGTCAGATACAAAATTTGAATGGGGGCATATATCTCTACTaattttgtaactttattttaGAAATATATATGATCCTAACTGAATTTCGACATTTAGAATTAAGAAATTACTTGATGAAAGAAAACCTACCAAGAGCATTTATCATTTAAAAGAGCATCAAACAAAATTGCCAAATGCATAACATTAAAAACATGTTCAATATGTGATCACCTGTTAAACTTCTTGTTTCCATACACATCTCTATCGCTGCGGCGCTGCGGCCCTTCTCCCCGATCAACGCCCTCTCACGCTCCTTCTCGCgcttcccttcttctttcttcatcctcttctccttcttccacCCTTCCCTTTCCCTCTTCTCGGTTCccctaatttattatttataaatgatttttttaaattaattcaacaattttaaaaactaaatatctaacaacttaaatttaaaaatttaaaaaacaaccagctaaataaataatttaatttataatttataaataaaattttaaaaatttctaataaaGATACTTAAACAAATAATTCCCAAATTcaacaaagataaagataaagattgtAATGTCCcaagcttcttttttttttttctatattataAGTAAACCAgtaattgttcttatttttatgttaatttcTATTCAATTATCACTTTTTATGTTAATTCCTTCAGTGAACTCCAAGATAAAAGTGATTCTGGAATTCTCTGCTTGCAAGGGTTGCATACATGGCTATAATTCCATTCAAATACAGAATGATATAAAAAACAATGAAGTAATTCAGatacataataataacaatgacaTTCAAATAAGTGATGTTTCGAATAGGGTGACTCACTTAACAAGTCTTAACTCAATTATGACAAAAATAAGCAGAAAGGCACCAATTTAATGAATAAGAGTGGCATGGAGAGAGGGAGTAACAAAGTCAGAACCATGATGATGGTGTTACTATGATAGCACTTAGCACCAGAATTCGTGTTTAGGTAAGAGTGGTTGAAATCATATATAGCAAACATAAACATTAGGGATGAGTTGTGCAGAAAATGGAAAAATATGTTTGTATTGTGAATCAGAATTATTATCTGTCTCAAGTACAACATATATAAGCTATGCTAAATGAAAGGTGAGTCAGCTTGCTAACTCCAACACTAGTCACAACAGAATAACTGATAACTAACTAgataacttgcttgaagaacaAATAACAGCAGAAGAGAGCTTGAGAAAACAAAACAGGTGCAATGACTCTATACTAATTTGAATATGcctctattatttattattgtatatGAAAGAAAGGTGTACACAAAAGTGATTCTTTTCATTTAAGTTAATCCAAAAGATCTTTTCggataatttaaaaagttataatttatatcttttttttagaaGAAGATAACTCAAACAAACCATATTAAAAAAGAAGTACCACAATATGTTATTTTGCCTTGTTTTGTAAGTAAACCAGTAATGGTAAAGCAAACCCTTTTAATCCTATATTATACCAGATTGTAGTAGTGATTGTACCCACACGAACTTGTTTGTTTCTTCTTTCCTTAATTAATCCTACCAAAGATCGAGTCTTGAAACCCTTGTTCACTTAAAACATCAACAACCAAGCTTTTCAATGGCAGAGGCAGAGGTTGCCCCAAGAAAGAGACTCATAATTAAACTTCGTTTGCCGCCTTCAAGACCAGTATCATCTGAAGAATGCACACTAAAGCATGATGCTGATACTGAAAAGCGTGGACCAGAATTTATGGCTTCTGATTCATGCGgcgagaagaggaagaaagatcAGCATTGCACCACTACTGAATACTCGTGTAATGTAGTGGGAAAGAGCCATGCAGAAGGTTCTAGAACCTTGTCAACTGATGCACAGTGCAAACAGAAGAAGGACGATGACGGTGCTGATTCTCGCGGAGGCAGAAAGAGAAGAAAGTTGGCAACTTCTGAAGTTTCTGTTTCCACAAAATCTTCTGTGCAAGAACACCACAACGCATGTTTAAGAATCCCAAGAACCGGTTCTAAGGTGCTTGACTCGAAGAACacgaagaaggaagaggaagaacaTCACAATGCATGTTCAAGAATCCCAAGAACCGGTtcgaagaaggaagaggagatgaaggTTGTTCTGAATGAGCAGAGAATGGATCGTTACCAAAAGATGCAGTGTTGGGTGATCTTGAAGCGCTTCATGGTTGGAAGAGATGGCTGGGCTTTCAATAAGACTGTGGATCCCAAGAAGTTAGGGATTGTTGGTAACAAATGTGAGAGTGTGTTGTTGAAGCCAATAGGGTTTGAGGATATAGAGTCAAAGCTGCACAAATTCGTGTATTCAGGGCCTCATGAATTTGCAAACGATATGAGGCTTTTGTTTTCTTATGGATTCATGTACCCTCAAAGGGATCAGATTCATAGAGTTGCAAGGAGATTCAGTGAGAGCTTTGAAATTACTTGGAAGGCTTTGACAGAAAAGTGGTCAACTGAAGAGAGGAGAAGGAACAAGATCTTCAAAAGGGGAAGAATGAATAATAAAGCGGTGCACCAAAAGTTTTAGTACAAAGCTCTGAAACTGTTATCAAAGGAAGAAGCAGAAAGTGGAAGAAGGCCACGTAGGCATCAACGTGTTGGATTCAACTTTTTTGCTAactactttctttttttaatgaaaCTGTGAAATCCATACGCTTGGTTTTTAGTTTCAGTCAAATTTTGACTTACTCATATTTGTTACACTGAtgtatgttttaattttttttattaataatattttaattgttcttatttttatgttaatttttatttaattatcacTTTTTAGGTTTATTTGTCTTTATGTCATTAACTCGTCCATAACAAAACATATTATTCTCTTGTTATAATTACTTTGATATTTAATTAGGCTCGccattatttaattacttaatagcTTCTCTTGTTTTCTTTAAGATAGAACATGATGTTTAATTTGAATACTAATTTCAGAATAAATgtataaataatgtaaagaaagtaacaataaaaaaatattacattcaAATGTTGATATAACTGTAGAGTAgacctatatatataatataagagcTATACATGTGTTCATAACAAACATGATATATTGAGCATTGAATATATAATTATCATCCAAGGTACACAGCACATGCATTAAGCTAGTACTACTTGGAGGATAGAGAATACTGTCTGAATAATAGTGAGAATAATTCCAGCAATTGAAGCTACTGTATTCCATGGAGTGTTACAGTAATCAAGCTTCAAAGTGGCAACTTTTTTGTTCCAAGGATGATTACAGAAATCATTCAACTTCTCAAACATGCAGAAATATTGAACATTAAAATTCATATGAAGGGGAAGCTGCTAGCTAGGTGTCCTAAACTTGTGCATTGAAAGTGATTTCTCTGGATTCGAATCGCATAAAAATACAGAATAACATGGCATGTTCCATCAGCTTGAACTGTGTAGTAGTTGACTTGTTCATGAACTTGGTCAACTCTTGTTTCTAGTTTCTTAGTCAGAATATGTCCTTGATGATCCATTGTAATTGTATGTGTGTTTGTAGCGCTTACAAACACAGATGGCTTCAAAAATTATcctaattttattacttttatattGCATCATGCAAAAGTTGTATTTAATCCTCACTAATAAATAGATTGTTTTTTAAGAAATCTGTAACATGGCTTTTCCCCCACGTGATTAATCACAGTTTTTAAACATTTCTTTTGTTGGAAGAAAGCAAAATTCAGTGATTCAGTAGTTCACCTGGCCTCCAAGTTTGGCTTACACTATTTTTTTGTATGAATTATTGTCTCAACTATCAATCATCGataataa comes from the Arachis duranensis cultivar V14167 chromosome 7, aradu.V14167.gnm2.J7QH, whole genome shotgun sequence genome and includes:
- the LOC107496477 gene encoding uncharacterized protein LOC107496477, with the translated sequence MAEAEVAPRKRLIIKLRLPPSRPVSSEECTLKHDADTEKRGPEFMASDSCGEKRKKDQHCTTTEYSCNVVGKSHAEGSRTLSTDAQCKQKKDDDGADSRGGRKRRKLATSEVSVSTKSSVQEHHNACLRIPRTGSKVLDSKNTKKEEEEHHNACSRIPRTGSKKEEEMKVVLNEQRMDRYQKMQCWVILKRFMVGRDGWAFNKTVDPKKLGIVGNKCESVLLKPIGFEDIESKLHKFVYSGPHEFANDMRLLFSYGFMYPQRDQIHRVARRFSESFEITWKALTEKWSTEERRRNKIFKRGRMNNKAVHQKF
- the LOC127740475 gene encoding UPF0481 protein At3g47200-like; amino-acid sequence: MASWNNTNEVMKIKAMLEEGQPRFKEECCIYRVPHEIRKFNEDAYTPKVVSIGPLHHGNEKLLNMEDQKKLYCRQFIERSETNNLEGFVRCVRELEPKVRSCYSDNIKLSEEDHVRVILVDCCFILELLLKYHFNQRTSHDAIFLSPWLQTNVQLDLVLLEKLFNLAFPSTLNSGNPSHPSLLLWLAFLYMVPHSTIPGDIDELTLSSVGEIAHFTDLSRKFLLTSSHLFQPSASGCSREAQLTQLYSATELKEAGVKFEVNKNSKCLLDLEISGHTLRIPFTRVHDWTEVVLRNLLAFEQCHCIRESYLAHYIFFLDFLINTEKDVDLLIKKGIVENWLGESNAVAKMFNGLAVNLVNVGFNVKYSCIFKGLNAFCKKPWNRKVSTLKRDYCNTPWKTVASIAGIFLLILTVIQTVFSILQGVH